One Paramisgurnus dabryanus chromosome 8, PD_genome_1.1, whole genome shotgun sequence DNA window includes the following coding sequences:
- the gpr4 gene encoding G-protein coupled receptor 4, which translates to MCNISTSCNVDSNIDQFFQPVLYIIVIVLGFPTNCMALWAAYMQVKQKNELGIYLMNLSVADILYIATLPLWIDYFVHHDNWIHGQVSCKLFGFIFYTNIYVSIAFLCCISVDRYLAVAHPLKFAKVRRVKTAVLVSTVVWVTEIVANSAPLFHDELFKDRFNHTFCFEKYPMQDWVAGMNLYRTFLGFLAPWGVMLAAYRGILRAVRGNVSTERQEKAKIKRLALSLILIVLLCFAPYHVLLLWRSVMFLSDPCDCSAEEDLFGAYHVALALTSLNCVADPILYCFVNEGARNDVTRALTALMGLFHRGKIDALIGNSLTVETPLAVKKPDLYSGVKANAYKTDIEVLKDECLQMTILSVRK; encoded by the coding sequence ATGTGTAACATCTCAACCTCGTGCAATGTTGACTCGAATATAGACCAGTTCTTCCAGCCGGTGCTATACATAATTGTCATTGTACTCGGCTTCCCCACCAACTGCATGGCCCTGTGGGCCGCATACATGCAGGTAAAACAGAAGAACGAGCTGGGTATCTACTTGATGAACCTCTCTGTGGCTGACATCTTGTACATAGCCACTTTGCCGCTGTGGATAGATTATTTCGTGCATCATGACAACTGGATCCACGGCCAGGTGTCCTGCAAGCTCTTCGGTTTCATCTTTTACACCAACATTTACGTCAGCATCGCCTTTCTTTGTTGCATATCCGTGGATCGCTACTTGGCCGTGGCTCATCCTCTCAAGTTCGCTAAAGTCCGTCGGGTCAAAACGGCCGTGCTGGTCAGCACGGTCGTCTGGGTGACTGAAATAGTGGCTAATTCTGCACCTCTCTTCCACGACGAACTGTTTAAGGATCGCTTTAACCATACCTTCTGCTTTGAAAAGTACCCAATGCAGGACTGGGTGGCTGGTATGAACCTTTACCGAACTTTTTTGGGATTCCTGGCACCTTGGGGTGTGATGCTGGCAGCGTACAGAGGTATCCTGAGAGCTGTTCGAGGTAACGTCTCCACTGAACGACAGGAGAAGGCCAAAATCAAGAGGCTGGCCCTCAGTTTGATCCTCATTGTTCTCCTCTGCTTCGCTCCCTATCACGTCCTGCTGCTGTGGCGTAGCGTGATGTTCCTCAGCGATCCCTGTGACTGTAGTGCAGAGGAGGACTTGTTTGGTGCGTATCATGTGGCTCTAGCACTCACTAGTCTCAACTGTGTGGCGGACCCCATCCTTTACTGCTTTGTGAACGAAGGGGCCCGTAACGACGTCACACGGGCTCTGACCGCCCTCATGGGTCTCTTCCATCGTGGGAAAATTGACGCACTGATAGGGAATTCCCTCACCGTGGAGACGCCTCTAGCAGTGAAGAAGCCTGATTTGTATAGTGGAGTCAAGGCTAATGCATACAAAACGGACATTGAAGTGCTCAAAGACGAGTGCCTTCAAATGACCATTCTCAGTGTTAGAAAGTGA